A window of the Sphingomonas piscis genome harbors these coding sequences:
- a CDS encoding glycosyl hydrolase family 28-related protein: MMNRAAWLSSLSLLVLASAAEAQSVSKYPVAPDEPRAVTVKGAGDGRTDDTAAIQAALDSARDKTGQGIVYLPSGRYRLSRTVVVPPGVRMYGVGPTRPVLVLAPRTPGFQKGVSTMVVFGGGDQYQVGAVPVPVPTVVPRDKVVRDANSGTFYSSISNIDVDIGAGNPAAAAFRFRMAQHAFLSHMDLNIGSGFAGIYQAGNVVKDVHFRGGRYGIVTEKTSPAWQFTLLDSTFDGQREAAIREHEARLTMANVAIRNTPVGIDIDKGYSDSLWGKNVRFENVSRAAVIISEEDRVFTQIGFDKAVASNTPVFARFRDSGRTVTGKGRTYEVTDFSYGLHLPALGQMGQYRTTADIRPLAALPAPLAPTIRATPAIGEWTNVRTLGARGDFQADDTDAIQQAIDRHRVLYFPAGFYKVTRPLKLRPDTVMIGMHPAMAQLVIPDENPGHSGVGEVQPILETPRGGDNILSGLGLFTGRVNQRASALLWRSGANSLVTDVKIMGGGGTPTADEKPLGARQARSGDPFRDGRMDAQYPSIWVTDGGGGTFEDVWSPNTFASSGFYISNTSTPGRIFEVSVEHHARNEFVLDNVQNWEFLAPQTEQEVGDGPNAIGLEIRNSRNLLFANYHGYRVTRSYHPAKSAVKIFNSTDIRFRNMHVNGESGYASCEEDVCGTFLRASKFPFSHSIEDVTSGQVAREREFASLDITGVPQVRTAFAPATTPVRKIAGDFFSISGATTSPDGTLYFIDRRFQRIYRWTAAKGLEIVRDESMDPINLGIDDSGHLMVLSMIGAKSSVYSLDPNGPKDKLTQIQPTPVKRGDGSRSLLPVNWWNNGEFRDQLDHRTYRFTTLAEMFARDVGTPKGQEYVSPDGSLALPAFQVWQQGPADNIGWRWSDSLNAWGLVSGKVGERLFVTNASENVTYNGRIGEGGTLTDLKLFAKRGGESVAAHPDGRVFVANGQVFVYDASGRETGRIDVPDRPTQILFGGEGGRTLFILTHHSLYAVEP; this comes from the coding sequence ATGATGAACCGCGCAGCTTGGCTTTCCAGCCTGTCCCTCTTGGTGTTGGCGAGCGCAGCCGAAGCGCAGTCCGTGTCTAAATATCCGGTTGCCCCGGACGAGCCGCGGGCGGTCACCGTCAAAGGGGCCGGGGATGGCCGGACGGACGACACCGCGGCAATTCAGGCGGCGCTGGACAGCGCCCGCGACAAGACCGGGCAGGGGATCGTCTATCTTCCTTCCGGCCGCTATCGACTGAGTCGCACGGTCGTAGTCCCACCGGGCGTGCGCATGTACGGCGTCGGTCCAACCCGGCCGGTGCTGGTGCTCGCGCCCCGGACGCCCGGCTTCCAGAAGGGTGTGTCGACCATGGTCGTGTTCGGCGGCGGCGACCAGTATCAGGTCGGCGCAGTCCCGGTGCCGGTGCCGACGGTGGTGCCGCGCGACAAGGTTGTCCGCGACGCGAACTCGGGCACCTTCTACTCGTCGATCAGCAACATCGACGTCGATATCGGCGCCGGCAACCCGGCGGCGGCCGCCTTCCGCTTCCGAATGGCCCAGCACGCCTTCCTCAGCCACATGGACCTCAACATCGGCAGTGGCTTTGCGGGCATTTACCAGGCCGGCAATGTGGTCAAGGACGTGCACTTTCGCGGTGGCCGCTACGGCATCGTGACTGAGAAAACGTCGCCCGCTTGGCAATTTACCCTGCTGGATTCGACCTTCGATGGACAGCGCGAGGCCGCAATTCGCGAGCACGAAGCCCGCTTGACGATGGCCAATGTGGCGATCCGCAACACGCCGGTCGGGATCGACATCGATAAGGGCTATTCGGACTCGCTGTGGGGCAAGAACGTTCGATTCGAGAATGTCTCGCGAGCGGCCGTTATCATCTCCGAGGAGGATCGGGTGTTCACCCAAATCGGCTTCGACAAGGCCGTGGCGTCCAACACGCCCGTGTTCGCCCGCTTCCGCGACAGTGGCCGCACGGTGACCGGCAAAGGCCGCACTTATGAAGTGACCGACTTCAGCTACGGCCTTCACCTGCCGGCGCTCGGGCAAATGGGCCAGTACCGGACCACTGCCGACATCCGTCCGCTCGCAGCCCTGCCGGCGCCGTTGGCGCCGACCATCCGCGCTACCCCGGCAATAGGCGAGTGGACCAACGTTAGAACGCTGGGGGCGCGCGGCGACTTCCAGGCCGACGACACCGACGCCATCCAGCAGGCCATCGACCGCCACCGGGTCCTCTACTTCCCGGCCGGCTTCTACAAGGTCACGCGCCCGCTCAAGCTCAGGCCCGACACGGTGATGATCGGCATGCATCCGGCGATGGCGCAGCTCGTCATCCCTGACGAGAACCCTGGCCACAGCGGGGTGGGCGAGGTTCAGCCGATCTTGGAGACGCCGCGTGGCGGCGACAATATCCTGTCGGGCCTTGGCCTGTTCACCGGCCGGGTCAATCAGCGGGCATCCGCTCTGCTCTGGCGGTCCGGCGCAAACAGCCTGGTCACTGACGTCAAGATCATGGGCGGCGGCGGCACTCCGACAGCTGACGAAAAGCCGCTCGGCGCTCGCCAGGCCCGCTCAGGGGACCCATTCCGCGATGGCCGCATGGACGCGCAATATCCGAGCATCTGGGTGACGGATGGAGGTGGCGGCACGTTCGAGGATGTGTGGAGCCCCAATACCTTCGCCTCGTCGGGCTTCTATATCTCCAACACCAGCACGCCCGGACGCATCTTTGAGGTGTCGGTGGAGCACCACGCCCGCAACGAGTTTGTGCTCGACAATGTCCAGAACTGGGAGTTCCTGGCGCCGCAGACCGAGCAGGAGGTCGGCGATGGCCCCAACGCAATCGGACTGGAGATCCGCAATTCGCGCAACCTGCTGTTCGCCAACTACCATGGCTACCGCGTTACCCGCAGCTATCACCCCGCCAAGAGTGCGGTGAAGATCTTCAACTCGACCGACATTCGCTTCCGCAACATGCATGTGAACGGCGAGAGCGGGTATGCCAGTTGCGAGGAGGATGTCTGCGGCACCTTCCTACGCGCCAGCAAGTTTCCTTTCTCCCACAGCATCGAGGACGTGACGAGCGGCCAGGTCGCGCGGGAACGGGAGTTTGCGTCGCTCGACATCACCGGTGTGCCGCAGGTTCGCACCGCCTTCGCGCCGGCCACGACGCCGGTGCGCAAAATCGCCGGCGACTTCTTCTCCATCTCCGGTGCGACCACTTCGCCGGACGGCACCCTCTATTTCATCGACCGCCGCTTCCAGCGCATCTACCGCTGGACCGCCGCTAAGGGGCTGGAGATCGTTCGCGACGAATCGATGGATCCAATCAACCTCGGCATCGACGATTCTGGCCACTTGATGGTGCTGTCCATGATCGGCGCCAAAAGTAGCGTGTACTCGCTCGACCCGAACGGGCCCAAGGACAAGCTGACCCAGATCCAGCCCACTCCGGTCAAGCGCGGCGACGGCTCGCGGAGCCTCCTGCCGGTGAACTGGTGGAACAATGGCGAATTCCGTGACCAACTCGATCACCGCACCTACCGCTTCACCACGCTGGCGGAGATGTTCGCGCGGGACGTCGGCACGCCCAAGGGACAGGAATATGTATCGCCGGACGGCAGCCTGGCCTTGCCCGCCTTCCAAGTGTGGCAGCAGGGACCAGCCGATAATATCGGCTGGCGCTGGTCGGATTCGCTCAATGCCTGGGGGTTGGTGAGCGGCAAGGTGGGCGAGCGGCTGTTTGTCACCAACGCCTCGGAGAATGTCACCTACAACGGCCGGATCGGCGAGGGCGGCACGCTGACCGACCTTAAGCTTTTCGCGAAGCGCGGCGGCGAAAGCGTCGCGGCGCACCCGGATGGCCGCGTCTTCGTCGCCAACGGACAGGTGTTTGTCTACGATGCCAGCGGACGCGAGACCGGCCGCATCGACGTTCCCGACCGCCCGACGCAGATCCTGTTCGGCGGCGAGGGCGGGCGCACCCTGTTCATCCTCACTCACCATTCGCTTTACGCGGTGGAGCCTTGA
- a CDS encoding helix-turn-helix domain-containing protein encodes MAEKSFGSNSDADEVQMRIARLSPGQLDCLRLVDQHLSSKEIAAELGISPHTVDQRIRGALQILGVERRAHAARVIATHCGPYQRLIHQSPYIEPQPDPGQSDGAVRIQIRHADRAGEIGLEDLNTEQRSSVRSSLPLPFATRSNPRNEMSIGLRLLWIILIAIGAAFSAGMYLAGLESLARLYTD; translated from the coding sequence GTGGCCGAGAAGTCGTTCGGCTCCAATTCGGATGCCGACGAGGTTCAGATGCGTATTGCGCGACTGAGCCCCGGTCAGCTCGATTGTCTCCGCCTCGTCGACCAGCATCTGTCGTCCAAAGAGATTGCCGCGGAGCTCGGGATCTCACCCCATACGGTCGATCAACGCATTCGCGGCGCCTTGCAGATCCTTGGCGTCGAGCGCCGCGCGCACGCCGCTCGAGTCATCGCCACGCACTGCGGACCATATCAGCGATTGATACATCAATCGCCGTACATTGAGCCCCAACCCGACCCCGGCCAATCCGACGGGGCGGTCAGAATTCAGATTCGGCACGCTGACCGTGCAGGGGAGATCGGGCTCGAAGATCTCAATACCGAGCAGAGATCGTCGGTTCGATCTTCCCTGCCTCTGCCGTTCGCCACGAGGAGTAATCCGCGGAATGAGATGAGCATCGGCCTTAGGCTGCTCTGGATCATCTTGATCGCGATTGGGGCGGCCTTTTCGGCGGGAATGTATCTCGCCGGTCTTGAGAGTCTCGCACGGCTCTACACCGACTAA
- a CDS encoding DUF47 domain-containing protein yields the protein MFAWFQRLLPERGDFFGMFEAHSATLVGAAQALKQLAEDGTSTQQLLTTIQDHEHQADDIIREVLIAVRKTFLTPFDRGAITALIGSMDDAIDEMLGAARAIDLYGLHQLRPEMKDIVKLICEAAAVTEEAIPLLRDVSSNGAKLHQLTGRLVSLEGEADDVHAAGLKRAFQEVEEIGAMEFSVAREVFKNLERVTDAFEDVANQIDGIVVDHA from the coding sequence ATGTTCGCTTGGTTTCAACGTCTTCTGCCCGAACGCGGCGACTTCTTCGGAATGTTCGAAGCGCATTCGGCGACTCTGGTCGGGGCGGCCCAGGCGCTGAAGCAGCTGGCTGAAGACGGAACGTCGACTCAGCAACTGCTCACCACCATCCAGGACCACGAGCATCAGGCGGATGACATCATCCGCGAAGTGCTGATCGCCGTTCGCAAGACTTTCCTGACGCCATTCGACCGTGGAGCGATCACGGCCCTCATCGGGTCGATGGACGATGCCATCGACGAGATGCTTGGCGCCGCACGGGCGATTGATCTTTATGGACTCCATCAGCTCCGGCCCGAGATGAAGGACATCGTCAAGCTGATCTGCGAGGCCGCAGCGGTCACGGAGGAGGCCATTCCTCTGCTCCGCGATGTCAGCAGCAATGGCGCGAAGCTCCACCAGTTGACGGGTCGCCTTGTCAGCCTCGAGGGTGAGGCCGATGACGTCCATGCGGCAGGACTGAAGCGGGCCTTCCAGGAAGTCGAGGAGATCGGTGCCATGGAATTCTCCGTCGCCCGCGAAGTCTTCAAGAATCTCGAGCGCGTCACCGACGCCTTCGAGGACGTCGCCAACCAGATCGACGGCATCGTCGTCGATCACGCCTGA
- a CDS encoding inorganic phosphate transporter: protein MHELAFPLLVGLIVLALAFDYLNGLHDAANSIATVVATRLLSPAKAVAFAAFFNFSAYFLSLAVPELHKVADTIGKGLIDKDLVTPAVVFGALVGAMFWNVVTWWKGIPSSSSHALVGGIVGAGVAHAGFTGIQWTGLNKTLIAIVLSPTLGMMLAMLIMLITSWLGVRATAAGAERTFRSLHLMSSAAYSIGHGLNDAQKTMGLITVLLYSTGYLHGDFEVPHWVAISCYVAIGLGTLTGGWKIIETMGTRITKLSQHQGFSASLGGSVMLFAASWFGIPVSTTHTITGCIIGAGAARRASAVRWQVARNVISAWVITIPASATVAALFYLLTTLF, encoded by the coding sequence GTGCATGAGCTAGCCTTCCCGCTACTCGTCGGGCTGATCGTCCTTGCGCTTGCCTTCGACTATCTGAACGGCCTCCACGATGCCGCAAATTCCATTGCGACGGTGGTCGCGACACGCCTGCTCAGCCCAGCCAAGGCCGTGGCCTTTGCGGCCTTCTTCAATTTCTCGGCTTACTTTTTGTCGCTGGCAGTTCCGGAGCTTCACAAGGTTGCCGATACGATCGGCAAGGGCCTGATCGATAAGGACCTCGTCACCCCTGCCGTGGTGTTCGGTGCCTTGGTCGGCGCGATGTTCTGGAATGTGGTTACCTGGTGGAAGGGCATTCCATCCTCATCCAGCCATGCACTTGTAGGCGGAATCGTCGGCGCGGGCGTTGCCCATGCGGGATTCACCGGCATCCAATGGACCGGCCTCAACAAGACGCTGATCGCGATCGTCCTGTCGCCGACGCTCGGCATGATGCTCGCCATGCTGATCATGCTGATCACGAGTTGGCTGGGCGTCCGCGCAACCGCGGCGGGGGCGGAGCGGACCTTCAGAAGCCTGCATCTGATGTCCTCAGCCGCTTACTCGATCGGGCATGGCCTCAACGATGCCCAGAAGACGATGGGCCTCATCACCGTGCTGCTCTATTCGACGGGCTATCTGCACGGCGATTTCGAAGTCCCGCACTGGGTTGCGATCAGCTGCTATGTCGCCATCGGTTTGGGCACGCTCACCGGCGGCTGGAAGATTATCGAGACCATGGGAACGCGGATCACCAAGTTGTCGCAGCACCAGGGCTTCAGCGCCTCGCTGGGCGGCTCGGTGATGCTATTTGCCGCATCTTGGTTCGGTATTCCGGTGTCGACCACGCATACCATCACCGGCTGCATCATCGGTGCAGGCGCGGCCCGGCGCGCGTCCGCCGTTCGCTGGCAGGTGGCCAGAAACGTCATAAGTGCCTGGGTGATCACCATTCCCGCTTCCGCCACCGTGGCGGCGCTTTTCTACTTGCTGACAACGCTGTTCTAA
- the rlmB gene encoding 23S rRNA (guanosine(2251)-2'-O)-methyltransferase RlmB, with product MTRRKKSHQSHGNPNRPRFWGKHAVAAALDNPGRRVLKAWATREAADFMQFPKEVPVTLAEAPDLARLVPGDAPHQGVVIECEPLEDIWLGDVLADAPERAVLLVLDQVTDPHNVGAILRSAAAFGAVGIVTQDRHSPPEGGALAKAASGALERVPWARVVNLARALEEIAEAGFWRIGLDGEASTDLKEALGPQRVALVLGAEGAGLRPNTREHCDALAKLPITDAIESLNVSNAAAIALYAASVA from the coding sequence ATGACCCGCCGAAAGAAATCGCATCAGAGCCACGGCAACCCGAACCGCCCGCGTTTTTGGGGAAAGCATGCGGTTGCCGCAGCGCTCGACAATCCTGGTCGCCGGGTATTGAAGGCCTGGGCGACCCGGGAAGCCGCCGACTTCATGCAGTTTCCCAAGGAAGTGCCGGTTACGCTGGCTGAGGCGCCGGACCTCGCCCGCCTGGTCCCGGGGGACGCGCCGCATCAAGGCGTGGTGATCGAGTGCGAACCTCTGGAGGACATCTGGCTCGGCGATGTTCTCGCCGATGCGCCGGAGCGCGCCGTCCTATTGGTGCTGGATCAAGTGACCGACCCGCATAACGTCGGTGCAATCCTCCGTTCGGCAGCGGCGTTCGGCGCCGTTGGGATCGTCACCCAGGATCGACATTCCCCGCCGGAAGGCGGCGCATTGGCGAAGGCCGCTTCGGGTGCGCTCGAGCGCGTACCCTGGGCCCGAGTCGTTAATCTGGCACGAGCGCTCGAGGAGATCGCCGAGGCGGGTTTCTGGCGTATCGGGCTTGATGGCGAAGCCTCGACCGACCTCAAGGAAGCCTTGGGGCCGCAGCGGGTTGCCTTGGTGCTCGGCGCGGAGGGCGCGGGACTTCGTCCGAACACGCGCGAGCATTGCGACGCGTTGGCCAAGCTGCCGATCACCGACGCGATCGAGAGCCTGAATGTCTCGAACGCCGCCGCGATCGCTCTCTACGCGGCCAGCGTCGCCTAG
- a CDS encoding DNA-3-methyladenine glycosylase family protein: protein MVRDRASLHTSVAALAELEPAFASVIERHGHPEPRSSEPGAHTLLRTIVGQQVSVAAARAMWSKLEAAYGTPPDLAAILRASDEELRLAGLSRQKAGYARSLAQLVLSGELDLSALPADDEEAIELLTRIKGIGRWSAEIYLLFAEGRTDVWPAGDLAVQIEVGRLLGLPERPPEKLVRDIAERWRPHRGAAALLAWHSYNSAVL, encoded by the coding sequence ATGGTTCGCGACCGAGCGAGCCTGCACACGAGCGTCGCTGCACTTGCGGAACTCGAGCCGGCCTTTGCCAGCGTTATCGAGCGCCACGGCCATCCTGAGCCCCGAAGCAGCGAACCGGGTGCACACACCCTACTTCGAACGATTGTTGGCCAGCAGGTCAGCGTCGCCGCGGCGCGCGCCATGTGGTCGAAGCTTGAGGCTGCCTACGGTACGCCGCCCGATCTGGCCGCAATCCTTCGCGCGAGCGATGAAGAGCTTCGTCTAGCCGGCCTTTCGCGGCAAAAAGCGGGCTACGCGCGTAGTCTTGCGCAGCTCGTGCTGTCGGGCGAGCTCGACCTGTCCGCGTTGCCGGCGGACGATGAAGAGGCAATCGAACTGCTGACCAGGATCAAGGGTATTGGGCGCTGGTCGGCGGAAATATATCTTCTGTTCGCCGAAGGACGGACCGACGTATGGCCGGCCGGTGACCTTGCCGTTCAGATCGAGGTTGGCCGACTTTTGGGCCTTCCGGAGCGACCGCCGGAGAAGTTGGTTCGCGACATTGCCGAGCGCTGGCGGCCGCATCGCGGGGCGGCCGCGCTGCTGGCCTGGCACAGCTACAACAGCGCGGTTCTTTAG
- a CDS encoding pirin family protein, whose protein sequence is MIDIRPFASLGHANHGWLDARHHFSFASYYDPARMGWGSIRVWNDDKIAGKSGFPPHPHRDMEIITYVRKGAITHKDSMGNQGRTAAGDVQVMSAGTGVTHAEYNLEDEDTTLFQIWIQTDRPSAPPAWGAMPFPKDARRGSFQLLASGDGSDGTLTINADARILGATIAKGSAISLEANAERHLYLVPSGKVRVNGVEANARDGVAITGEERLTIEADEDAELVLVDAR, encoded by the coding sequence ATGATCGACATCCGCCCCTTCGCAAGTCTCGGCCATGCCAATCACGGCTGGCTCGACGCCCGCCACCATTTTTCATTTGCCAGTTACTATGACCCGGCTCGCATGGGCTGGGGCAGCATTCGCGTCTGGAACGACGACAAGATCGCCGGCAAGAGCGGTTTTCCGCCCCACCCGCACCGCGACATGGAAATCATCACCTACGTCCGAAAAGGTGCCATCACCCACAAGGATTCGATGGGCAATCAGGGACGCACCGCGGCCGGTGACGTTCAGGTCATGAGCGCCGGGACGGGCGTCACTCACGCCGAATATAATCTGGAGGACGAGGATACGACCTTGTTCCAGATTTGGATCCAGACCGATCGTCCCTCCGCCCCGCCGGCTTGGGGCGCGATGCCATTCCCCAAGGACGCGCGCCGCGGATCCTTTCAGCTGCTTGCAAGCGGTGATGGGAGCGACGGCACCCTGACCATCAATGCCGACGCGCGCATCCTTGGCGCGACGATCGCAAAAGGCAGCGCCATTTCGCTCGAGGCCAATGCTGAGCGCCACCTCTATCTCGTGCCAAGCGGCAAGGTGCGGGTGAACGGCGTCGAGGCAAACGCCCGCGACGGTGTGGCAATCACAGGCGAAGAACGCCTGACCATCGAAGCAGACGAAGACGCTGAACTGGTGCTCGTCGACGCCCGGTAA
- a CDS encoding PAS domain S-box protein, translated as MNEYSDIEAAGLQFLEDGGECGALIAARDWSTSLGDPRRWPQSLKTATSLLLRSPVPIVMLWGEDGIMLYNDAYSMFAGGRHPELLGSKVREGWPEVADFNDNVMKIGLAGGTLQYSDQELTLYRHGRPEQVWMNLDYSPVIDESGKPAGVLAIVVETTERVAAEHALRERESRLRFFDELGQATRALADPFEIMAVTARMLGQHMHASVCAYADMDEDEDGFTIRGDWAAPGSKSIVGKYKLVDFGDRAVTELHAGRPLITRDTLTELGPEEGEGLLSLGLKATVCMPFIKAGKLTALMAVHQAAPRNWTDADLALISEATERSWAYIERTRSEAFLRESESRFRNMADNSPMMVWVTDPTGFCNYLNRRWYEYTGQEEGEGEGFGWLKAVHPDDLSTAEKAFVSANAEQRDYRVEFRLRRADGSYRWVIDAAAARVGADGTFLGYIGSVFDIDERREAEERLAFHEEQLRLAIDAAEIGLWDVDLLQDTLYWPPRLKQMFGIDPDVPVSMADFYNGLHPDDRETTLAAFQTALDPALRALYDVEYRTIGKEDGVVRWVAAKGRGFFDEQGRCIRALGTAIEITDRKKAEQHQRLLIDELSHRAKNLLAIVQSVAHQTFRGEGSPDEMRKAFEGRIGALGAAHSVLTQQKWESAPVRQIICDTVFAVASNLNRLNLDGPELTLSPKTAVSLAMAIHELATNALKYGALSNDSGTVEVAWSTAANRLRFEWRERGGPPVEAPERRGFGSRMIERGLSAELGGTVKIHFEPQGVVCIVDAPLPESGN; from the coding sequence ATGAACGAGTATAGTGACATCGAAGCCGCCGGGCTGCAGTTCCTTGAAGATGGCGGGGAATGCGGCGCATTGATCGCCGCGCGGGACTGGTCAACCAGTTTAGGCGATCCTCGACGTTGGCCGCAAAGCCTAAAGACTGCCACCTCTTTGCTGCTTCGCTCTCCAGTGCCGATCGTAATGCTGTGGGGCGAAGATGGGATCATGCTCTACAACGACGCTTATTCGATGTTCGCTGGCGGGCGGCACCCCGAACTGCTCGGGTCCAAGGTGCGCGAGGGCTGGCCCGAGGTCGCCGACTTCAACGACAATGTCATGAAGATCGGGCTCGCAGGCGGGACCCTGCAGTACAGCGATCAGGAATTGACCCTGTACCGGCATGGACGGCCGGAACAGGTCTGGATGAACCTCGATTACTCGCCAGTCATCGATGAAAGCGGCAAGCCTGCTGGCGTATTGGCGATCGTGGTCGAGACCACGGAGCGGGTCGCGGCGGAGCATGCCTTACGGGAACGGGAAAGCCGCCTGCGCTTTTTCGACGAACTCGGTCAAGCGACCCGCGCATTAGCGGACCCGTTCGAAATCATGGCGGTAACTGCCCGGATGCTTGGGCAGCATATGCATGCGTCCGTTTGTGCCTATGCCGACATGGACGAGGATGAAGACGGCTTCACCATCCGCGGCGACTGGGCAGCGCCCGGCTCCAAGAGCATCGTCGGCAAGTACAAATTGGTGGATTTCGGCGACCGCGCGGTGACGGAACTGCACGCAGGCCGACCCCTGATCACGCGCGATACTCTGACGGAGCTGGGCCCGGAGGAAGGAGAAGGGCTACTGAGCCTGGGCCTCAAGGCGACTGTTTGCATGCCCTTTATCAAGGCAGGCAAACTGACGGCGCTGATGGCCGTTCACCAGGCGGCCCCGCGGAACTGGACGGATGCCGACCTCGCCTTGATCTCGGAAGCAACCGAACGGTCATGGGCTTATATCGAACGCACCCGTTCCGAGGCCTTCCTTCGCGAAAGTGAAAGCCGGTTCCGCAACATGGCGGACAATTCACCGATGATGGTCTGGGTCACTGACCCGACCGGCTTCTGCAACTACCTGAATCGGCGGTGGTACGAATATACCGGACAGGAAGAGGGTGAGGGCGAAGGGTTCGGCTGGTTGAAGGCCGTTCACCCCGACGATCTTTCGACTGCCGAAAAGGCGTTCGTCAGCGCGAATGCCGAGCAGCGGGACTATCGGGTCGAATTCCGCTTGCGACGGGCGGACGGCAGCTACCGTTGGGTCATTGACGCCGCTGCCGCCCGCGTCGGCGCCGATGGCACCTTCCTGGGATATATCGGCTCGGTATTTGACATCGACGAACGACGGGAAGCGGAAGAGCGGCTTGCATTCCACGAAGAGCAATTGCGGCTAGCGATCGATGCGGCCGAGATCGGCTTGTGGGACGTCGATCTCCTTCAGGACACGCTTTATTGGCCGCCGCGGCTCAAGCAGATGTTCGGGATCGACCCCGACGTCCCCGTGTCCATGGCCGACTTCTACAACGGCCTGCATCCCGATGATCGTGAAACCACTTTGGCGGCATTCCAGACCGCGCTCGATCCTGCGCTTCGCGCGCTTTACGACGTTGAATATCGCACCATCGGAAAGGAAGATGGGGTCGTTCGCTGGGTCGCCGCGAAGGGGCGCGGCTTCTTCGACGAACAAGGGCGCTGCATTCGCGCGCTCGGCACCGCCATCGAAATTACCGACCGCAAAAAGGCAGAGCAGCACCAACGCCTTCTGATCGACGAGCTCAGCCACCGCGCCAAGAACCTGCTGGCGATCGTTCAATCGGTGGCGCACCAAACATTTCGCGGCGAAGGTTCTCCAGACGAGATGCGAAAGGCCTTTGAAGGCCGCATCGGCGCTCTGGGGGCGGCACACAGCGTCCTGACCCAACAGAAGTGGGAAAGCGCACCGGTCCGGCAGATCATCTGCGATACGGTCTTCGCAGTCGCCTCCAATCTCAACCGGCTCAATCTCGATGGTCCGGAATTGACCCTGTCGCCCAAGACGGCCGTCAGCCTGGCCATGGCCATTCACGAGCTTGCTACCAACGCACTGAAATATGGTGCGCTCAGCAACGACAGCGGCACGGTCGAGGTCGCCTGGTCTACAGCCGCCAACCGTCTTCGGTTTGAGTGGCGTGAGCGTGGCGGACCGCCCGTCGAAGCGCCCGAGCGGCGGGGATTCGGTAGCAGGATGATCGAGCGGGGACTGTCCGCGGAGCTTGGAGGCACGGTGAAGATCCACTTCGAACCCCAAGGGGTAGTCTGCATCGTCGATGCCCCACTGCCGGAGAGCGGGAATTGA
- a CDS encoding response regulator, translated as MSKLAGKRVLIVEDEAIIAFAIEDMLVELGCVIIGPALRLDEACDLADTELIDAAILDVNINSERSYPVADRLHQRGVPFVFATGYDREGLEWRGSDPEIIAKPYRRDQVQSALERMID; from the coding sequence TTGAGCAAACTCGCTGGCAAAAGAGTCCTGATCGTCGAAGACGAAGCGATTATCGCTTTTGCGATCGAGGACATGCTGGTCGAGCTCGGGTGCGTTATCATCGGCCCGGCGTTGCGGCTGGATGAGGCCTGCGATCTTGCCGACACCGAATTGATCGATGCAGCGATCCTGGACGTAAACATCAATTCTGAACGCAGCTACCCCGTCGCCGATCGGCTGCACCAGCGCGGCGTCCCATTCGTCTTTGCGACCGGCTATGATCGCGAGGGCCTGGAATGGCGTGGCAGCGATCCGGAAATCATCGCCAAACCCTATCGCAGGGACCAGGTTCAATCGGCGCTTGAGCGGATGATCGACTAA